From the Spiroplasma alleghenense genome, one window contains:
- a CDS encoding peroxiredoxin, producing MDWKTIVYKLNNDSEVMLKDLTKENGLILFFYPHANSTICALEAKEFQKNLKVFEGKGYGIVGASRDQIMDQKEFSSNCNLDFPLICDTDEILHKGLMILDNKDGDNAIRSSFILDKDLNIIKEMRNVEAVSHIKDLIAAL from the coding sequence ATGGACTGAAAAACTATAGTTTACAAATTAAATAATGACTCAGAAGTAATGTTAAAAGATTTGACAAAAGAAAACGGATTAATTTTATTCTTTTATCCTCATGCGAACTCTACAATTTGCGCATTGGAGGCCAAAGAATTTCAAAAAAATCTTAAAGTTTTTGAAGGAAAAGGGTACGGCATTGTTGGAGCATCACGAGATCAAATTATGGACCAAAAAGAATTTAGCAGCAATTGTAATTTGGATTTTCCACTAATTTGTGATACTGATGAAATATTACACAAGGGGTTAATGATTCTAGATAATAAAGATGGCGATAACGCTATTCGTTCATCTTTTATTTTAGATAAAGATTTAAATATTATTAAAGAAATGCGTAATGTTGAAGCAGTCAGTCATATTAAAGATTTGATAGCAGCACTATAA
- a CDS encoding PTS sugar transporter subunit IIA yields MNKEIFDIDQIYIDIEVKNKKEAFKFIAQAFVDSKTSSDLKVCYKGLLDREKEGSTGFNEGIAIPHAKIKEITHPKVFVIKFKQGVEWKSIDGSKVNLAIALAIPADKVESDHLKILSSIARKLIDDDFRNKLNSSKTKEEFFTIVNKVEII; encoded by the coding sequence ATGAACAAAGAAATATTTGATATTGACCAAATTTATATTGATATAGAAGTTAAAAACAAAAAAGAGGCTTTTAAATTTATTGCTCAAGCATTTGTTGATTCAAAAACATCAAGTGATTTAAAAGTTTGCTACAAAGGATTGTTAGATCGAGAAAAAGAAGGATCTACTGGATTCAACGAGGGGATTGCGATTCCTCATGCTAAAATTAAAGAAATAACACATCCCAAGGTTTTTGTTATCAAATTTAAGCAAGGGGTTGAGTGAAAATCTATTGACGGCTCAAAAGTTAATTTAGCTATTGCTTTAGCAATTCCTGCCGATAAAGTTGAAAGTGATCATTTAAAAATACTAAGCAGCATTGCTAGAAAATTGATCGATGATGATTTTAGAAATAAACTAAATAGTTCCAAAACTAAGGAAGAATTTTTCACCATTGTAAATAAGGTAGAAATTATTTAA
- a CDS encoding J domain-containing protein: MDDIINLIFRILYFVFFWWLISLIFNHKKGRRNKYNTYDDESTYESEQEQEFSRVSKSKLQESYEVLGVDPDISDKELKKTYLNLAKKYHPDNSEDKEANEIKMTRINSAYQFICETRGIRK; the protein is encoded by the coding sequence ATGGATGATATAATTAATCTTATATTTAGGATTCTTTACTTTGTTTTCTTCTGATGACTAATTTCTTTAATTTTCAATCATAAAAAAGGTAGGAGAAATAAATACAATACTTATGATGATGAAAGTACCTATGAAAGCGAACAAGAACAAGAATTTTCAAGGGTAAGTAAATCTAAATTGCAAGAAAGTTATGAAGTTCTTGGTGTAGATCCAGATATTAGCGATAAGGAACTCAAAAAAACTTACTTAAATTTAGCAAAGAAGTATCACCCTGATAATTCTGAAGATAAAGAAGCAAATGAAATTAAAATGACTAGAATTAATTCGGCTTATCAATTTATTTGCGAAACAAGAGGTATTCGTAAATAG
- the pepF gene encoding oligoendopeptidase F, with the protein MKRTEANKEYKWDFSHLYKDISDWKKELKNLEKNLETFSKFKGKLSSEKIFLEYIDFDNKNDLIMMKLGQYLHLQDIDQTNTELQELEGHMMNYYQNLRIATSFIAPEIKEIGEKTITGWLNNNSSYQHFIYPMKKFFEQSKHILDSKDEELLSKVSRSRAAVGGMYDVLAYADRQEQNFTWKGKEQPLTQTLLTEIMEDSDPIGDQKIRIEASKLFAKNFVDKKHSFAKIYEGILQSSYENVKLRNYNSALEANLSSDAVPKEVYESLIKIGKKFIKPFQDYNLLLKKHFKFKKFYPTDRMLKLEKEFKSNFNIEQAKSHIRNALAVLGPDYLQKLEIAWSANRIDYYEDTNKRDGAYSSGGAGVEPIILMNWDDKLSSVATLAHEIGHSVHTLFADESQVYPLSEYPIILAEVASTLNEHLLFEYLYENSKDKHEKIYLLQQRIGDLTGTFFRQIQFADFELECHKLIENGIPITAEVLAKQYKETELNFGYDVFEKSDKLPFGWPRISHFFHSPFYVYKYAIDVTASYKLYQDIKNGQVQKALDFLKAGGHKDPLEILNELGIDFTNESTYEPLILAIEKMVADLKSLLN; encoded by the coding sequence ATGAAAAGAACAGAAGCGAATAAAGAATACAAATGAGACTTTTCTCATTTGTATAAAGATATTTCAGATTGAAAAAAAGAATTAAAAAATTTAGAAAAAAATTTAGAAACATTTAGTAAATTTAAAGGCAAATTATCTTCAGAAAAGATTTTTTTAGAATATATAGACTTTGATAATAAAAATGATTTAATTATGATGAAATTGGGTCAATATTTACACTTGCAAGACATCGACCAAACTAATACTGAATTACAAGAGCTTGAAGGTCATATGATGAATTATTATCAAAATCTGCGAATTGCTACTAGTTTTATAGCTCCAGAAATAAAGGAAATCGGAGAGAAAACTATTACAGGCTGATTAAATAATAATTCGAGTTACCAGCACTTTATTTATCCAATGAAAAAGTTTTTTGAACAATCAAAACATATTTTAGATTCTAAGGATGAAGAATTATTAAGCAAGGTTTCGCGCTCGAGAGCAGCCGTCGGAGGAATGTATGATGTATTAGCATATGCGGATCGTCAAGAGCAAAATTTCACATGAAAGGGAAAGGAACAACCATTAACTCAGACATTGCTGACAGAAATTATGGAAGATTCTGATCCAATTGGCGATCAAAAAATCAGAATAGAGGCAAGTAAACTTTTTGCTAAGAATTTTGTAGATAAAAAACACTCCTTTGCTAAAATTTATGAAGGAATTTTGCAGTCAAGTTATGAAAATGTTAAATTAAGAAATTACAATTCAGCATTAGAAGCAAATTTATCAAGTGATGCTGTTCCAAAAGAAGTATATGAATCTCTCATTAAAATTGGTAAAAAATTTATTAAGCCATTTCAAGATTATAATTTATTACTTAAGAAACATTTCAAGTTTAAAAAATTCTATCCAACTGACAGAATGTTGAAACTTGAAAAAGAATTTAAGTCTAACTTTAATATTGAGCAAGCTAAGAGCCACATAAGAAATGCCTTAGCAGTTCTAGGCCCAGATTACTTACAAAAATTGGAGATTGCATGATCGGCAAACCGTATTGATTACTATGAAGATACAAATAAAAGAGACGGTGCTTATTCTTCTGGAGGAGCAGGGGTTGAGCCAATTATTTTAATGAACTGAGATGATAAACTTTCTTCTGTAGCGACTCTAGCTCATGAAATAGGCCATAGTGTTCATACTTTATTCGCTGATGAATCTCAAGTTTACCCCTTAAGTGAGTATCCAATAATTTTGGCCGAGGTTGCAAGTACTTTGAACGAGCACTTGCTATTTGAATATCTTTATGAAAATTCAAAAGATAAACATGAGAAAATATATTTATTGCAACAAAGGATTGGAGATCTGACTGGAACATTTTTTAGACAGATTCAATTTGCTGACTTTGAATTAGAATGCCACAAGTTGATTGAAAATGGAATTCCAATAACAGCAGAAGTTTTGGCAAAGCAATATAAAGAGACAGAATTGAATTTTGGTTATGACGTTTTTGAGAAATCAGATAAATTGCCATTTGGTTGACCAAGAATTTCTCACTTCTTTCATTCGCCTTTCTATGTCTATAAGTATGCAATCGATGTAACTGCAAGTTATAAACTATATCAAGATATTAAGAATGGTCAAGTTCAAAAGGCTCTTGATTTTCTTAAAGCCGGCGGACACAAGGACCCTTTGGAAATTTTAAACGAACTAGGAATTGATTTTACAAATGAAAGCACTTACGAACCATTAATATTAGCTATTGAAAAAATGGTAGCTGACCTTAAAAGTTTGCTAAATTAG
- a CDS encoding MurR/RpiR family transcriptional regulator gives MKKEFKKFNLENLSNKQVDFYNFVINNLDDILELSIKEISEKYGCGISFIYTFLASLNVHGWKTFIFLLGIQRGINNAVKINKAFNKEENLKNKITNLVFNNNKITDFENKLILDEQYLKLDKMCDDIINAKKIIGFGQGHGLLAVNDLFGMFSKLELKCTQLIKNKSNFKQIIEEIEDEDLFIFYSFKGVSEFTITLFNLIKETKPNVKTYLVTSNYNCKVPELSNRTIFIHNNLMEIEIKGEIILASPLRSFIIFNDFLKTLLYYKNKKEFSNLKLLITELNSWKDNNNDYYRSEKNVLKKDEKKS, from the coding sequence ATGAAAAAAGAATTCAAAAAATTTAATTTAGAAAATTTAAGCAATAAACAGGTTGATTTTTATAATTTCGTAATAAATAATTTAGATGATATTTTAGAACTATCAATTAAAGAAATTTCAGAAAAGTATGGATGTGGGATTAGTTTCATCTATACTTTTTTGGCAAGTTTAAATGTTCATGGCTGAAAAACATTTATTTTCCTTTTAGGAATACAACGTGGAATTAACAATGCTGTCAAAATAAATAAAGCCTTTAATAAAGAGGAAAATTTAAAAAATAAAATTACAAATTTAGTTTTTAATAACAATAAAATAACCGATTTTGAAAACAAATTAATTTTGGATGAACAATATCTAAAATTAGATAAAATGTGCGACGATATAATTAATGCCAAGAAAATAATAGGCTTTGGTCAAGGTCATGGATTATTAGCAGTGAATGATTTATTTGGCATGTTTTCAAAATTAGAACTAAAATGTACCCAACTTATTAAAAATAAGAGTAATTTCAAACAAATAATTGAAGAAATAGAGGATGAGGATTTATTTATTTTTTACTCATTTAAAGGAGTTTCGGAATTTACGATAACTTTATTTAATTTGATAAAAGAAACTAAACCTAATGTTAAAACTTACCTAGTAACTTCAAATTATAATTGCAAGGTTCCTGAACTTTCAAATAGAACAATCTTTATACATAATAATTTAATGGAAATAGAAATAAAAGGGGAGATTATTTTGGCAAGTCCACTAAGGTCATTCATTATTTTTAACGATTTCCTAAAGACTCTACTATATTATAAAAACAAGAAAGAATTTTCAAATTTAAAATTATTGATTACAGAACTTAATTCATGAAAAGATAATAATAATGATTATTATCGCTCTGAAAAAAATGTCCTTAAAAAAGACGAAAAAAAATCTTAA
- a CDS encoding Vmc-like lipoprotein signal peptide domain-containing protein produces MKKLLLLLASSAIVTTSATTVVSCSWKTPPISFEEISQVMKWVEQQVVENPQSDTGVGTLKSDSEFDESIFTMNYQKKTENNSTNIDLRKKWNDSVVNPVNSTMVDYIHSGKSITTGEDDVKMQTEEMKALTAKIQTYHFTTRVSDVFVENAQLETSESYWLSDKYQNPVTTFKRTVDEDINPIAGNQPIDKAANDLLTEKGVEKESGHWDKNFLIFDDNDIFNLSRSLRPDYYIVRFNVSFGINSKKTEHRDKKVCFYLDVKFNA; encoded by the coding sequence ATGAAAAAATTATTACTATTACTTGCTTCGAGTGCTATAGTAACCACCAGTGCAACTACGGTTGTTAGTTGTTCGTGAAAAACTCCACCGATTAGTTTTGAAGAAATTTCGCAAGTTATGAAATGAGTGGAACAACAAGTTGTTGAAAACCCCCAGTCTGATACCGGGGTTGGAACTTTAAAATCTGATTCAGAATTTGATGAATCAATTTTTACAATGAATTATCAGAAGAAAACAGAGAATAATTCAACAAATATTGATTTAAGAAAAAAATGAAATGATTCTGTTGTAAATCCAGTTAACTCAACGATGGTTGACTATATTCACAGCGGCAAAAGCATTACCACTGGAGAAGATGATGTAAAAATGCAAACCGAAGAAATGAAGGCTTTAACAGCTAAAATTCAGACCTACCATTTTACAACTCGAGTTTCGGATGTTTTTGTTGAAAATGCTCAATTAGAAACTTCAGAGAGTTATTGGTTAAGCGATAAATATCAAAACCCGGTAACAACTTTTAAAAGAACCGTTGATGAAGATATAAATCCTATTGCAGGCAATCAACCGATTGACAAAGCGGCTAATGATTTATTGACAGAAAAAGGAGTCGAAAAAGAGTCGGGACATTGAGATAAAAATTTCTTAATTTTTGATGATAACGATATTTTTAATCTTTCTCGATCATTGCGACCTGATTACTATATAGTTAGATTTAATGTCTCTTTTGGAATTAACAGTAAGAAAACAGAACACCGTGATAAAAAAGTTTGTTTTTATTTGGATGTTAAATTCAATGCTTAG
- a CDS encoding M17 family metallopeptidase, whose protein sequence is MITLNKKNQDLILKPILIKDIKNNCIVPIAGKASIISEENTIYLVVGMEMKKNLYLELNEAIKKVIDDFKFDFDVVVDEFIDIFKEETVIFDAIGEALLWKNHQAYSLKTNKTFKENNFNMVTKKDFQKYFENLKIKMEFVNFARDLQDTPPNICTPDYFAQVISKKAGEISGVKVTILDKKAIEKLKMGMLLAVNAASYEEPRVVIVEYCSDNKLEKTALVGKGITFDSGGYSLKPSASMKGMKFDMTGAAVTCSTVLGLAKAKAKANVVAVAVLTENRIGGKGTLVETVVTSYSGKTVEILNTDAEGRLVLGDAISYAIRDLKAQRIIDVATLTGAIRFCLGTYMTGAFATDDKFYQEFEAAALKGHEEIWRLPIHSQNYKYMRSSAVADLTNMAPVPDGGSSNAAAFLAEFSEGIPLIHLDVAATGHTPTRGNGIMLKNMFELLNK, encoded by the coding sequence ATGATTACATTAAATAAAAAAAATCAGGATTTAATCCTAAAACCAATATTAATTAAAGATATTAAAAATAACTGCATTGTCCCAATCGCAGGAAAGGCTTCAATTATTTCTGAGGAAAACACTATTTATCTTGTTGTGGGAATGGAAATGAAGAAAAATCTTTATCTTGAGCTAAATGAGGCAATTAAAAAGGTGATTGATGACTTTAAATTTGACTTTGATGTTGTGGTCGATGAATTTATAGACATTTTTAAAGAAGAGACTGTCATTTTTGACGCAATCGGTGAAGCTTTACTTTGAAAAAATCATCAAGCCTACTCTTTAAAAACAAATAAAACTTTTAAAGAAAATAATTTTAATATGGTAACAAAAAAGGATTTTCAAAAATATTTTGAAAATCTAAAAATAAAAATGGAATTTGTTAATTTTGCTCGCGATCTTCAAGATACACCGCCAAATATTTGTACACCAGATTATTTTGCTCAAGTGATTTCAAAAAAGGCTGGAGAAATCAGTGGTGTTAAAGTAACTATTTTGGATAAAAAAGCAATAGAAAAACTAAAAATGGGAATGCTATTGGCTGTGAATGCTGCAAGTTATGAAGAGCCGCGTGTGGTAATTGTTGAATACTGCAGTGACAATAAATTAGAAAAAACCGCTTTAGTTGGTAAGGGAATCACTTTTGATTCAGGTGGTTACTCACTAAAACCCTCAGCTAGTATGAAGGGAATGAAATTTGATATGACCGGAGCTGCGGTCACTTGTTCTACAGTTCTTGGTTTAGCTAAAGCTAAAGCTAAAGCTAACGTTGTTGCCGTTGCTGTTTTAACCGAAAACCGAATCGGAGGTAAGGGAACCTTGGTGGAAACCGTGGTTACTAGCTATAGTGGTAAAACTGTAGAAATTCTTAATACCGACGCTGAAGGTCGATTAGTACTTGGGGATGCAATTAGTTATGCTATTAGAGATTTAAAAGCTCAAAGAATTATTGATGTTGCTACTTTAACTGGGGCGATACGTTTTTGCTTGGGTACTTATATGACTGGTGCATTTGCAACTGACGATAAATTTTACCAAGAGTTTGAAGCTGCAGCTTTAAAGGGTCATGAAGAAATTTGAAGATTGCCAATTCACAGTCAAAATTATAAATATATGCGAAGTAGCGCAGTTGCCGACTTAACAAATATGGCACCAGTTCCTGATGGAGGAAGCAGTAATGCTGCAGCTTTTTTGGCTGAATTTAGCGAAGGAATACCTTTGATTCACTTGGATGTTGCTGCAACAGGACACACCCCAACTAGAGGTAATGGTATCATGCTAAAAAATATGTTTGAATTATTAAATAAGTAA
- a CDS encoding MurR/RpiR family transcriptional regulator — MKLNLEKLNDKQRDFWDFYNQNFDEFKTMSIKEISKIYGCGISFIYNFFNSLGIKGIKELIMSISFEQGQINSNRIFNQELQLEDRIFETINQSNLRNNNLLKENKKIIDDLVNDIIRTKRRFCLGFGYSKLAALDFIGPFNHIDNSFVLVNDEDYEKSKLIQKINNEDILIVFSMRGKNKQLLKYLRYLRKNASELCIYLVTSKLNCLAAQFTDKVILIDNIMKRSDIYTNEIFYSPLQTFLFFNTVVKNILYQKIKTTANSQQNFVNEQLSWIYEKNDIDN, encoded by the coding sequence ATGAAGTTAAACCTGGAAAAATTGAATGATAAGCAAAGAGATTTTTGAGATTTTTATAACCAAAATTTTGATGAGTTTAAAACAATGTCAATTAAAGAAATTAGTAAGATTTATGGCTGTGGAATTAGTTTTATCTATAACTTTTTTAATAGTCTTGGAATTAAAGGAATAAAGGAATTGATTATGAGCATTAGCTTTGAGCAGGGCCAAATAAATTCTAATAGAATTTTTAATCAAGAACTACAATTAGAGGATCGAATTTTTGAAACTATTAACCAGTCAAATTTGAGAAATAATAATCTTTTAAAGGAAAATAAGAAAATAATTGATGATTTAGTCAATGATATTATTCGTACTAAACGTCGCTTTTGCTTGGGCTTTGGCTATTCGAAATTGGCGGCTCTAGATTTTATTGGTCCTTTTAATCATATTGATAACTCTTTTGTTTTGGTCAATGATGAGGACTACGAAAAATCTAAGCTAATTCAAAAAATAAATAACGAAGATATTTTAATAGTTTTTTCAATGCGAGGCAAAAATAAACAACTATTAAAATATCTAAGATATTTACGAAAAAACGCTTCAGAGCTTTGCATTTATTTGGTTACTTCAAAGCTGAACTGCCTAGCGGCTCAATTCACCGATAAAGTTATTTTGATTGATAATATTATGAAGAGATCGGATATCTATACTAATGAGATTTTTTATTCACCACTTCAGACATTTTTATTTTTTAATACAGTAGTTAAAAATATTTTGTACCAAAAAATTAAAACCACAGCCAACAGTCAACAAAATTTTGTAAATGAGCAGTTAAGTTGGATATATGAAAAAAATGATATTGACAATTAG
- a CDS encoding type II toxin-antitoxin system RnlB family antitoxin, whose amino-acid sequence MKNKLMLLNHNKYDYIFIMGKNESPIWYFRSIEKQISKANAKVIFDLNSQSEKFSERFCVCDIKNSFFDINTFSKISEVSNDLIEAISSVYDKKSRVK is encoded by the coding sequence ATGAAAAATAAATTAATGTTATTAAACCACAATAAGTATGATTATATTTTTATAATGGGTAAAAACGAATCACCGATTTGATATTTTAGATCTATTGAAAAACAAATAAGCAAAGCCAATGCGAAAGTAATTTTTGATTTAAATTCTCAAAGTGAGAAATTTAGTGAAAGATTTTGTGTTTGTGATATCAAAAATAGTTTTTTTGATATTAATACATTTTCAAAAATTAGTGAAGTTTCAAATGATTTGATAGAGGCAATTTCTTCAGTATATGATAAAAAAAGTCGTGTTAAATAA
- a CDS encoding DUF3137 domain-containing protein translates to MKEYEKQDLESFIEKDIFDKYQKYKAIKKKPKKSTIWIIFVFAILLGLVTILFKTEVIYLWIFNELIFFGLIIADIGLVVALICLIFNYFSQKRRYEIGFINTLETDKYYYIALSNLTGGYVDQLVIRGNFLKTYFNVKPFIKGAHRISVNDVLSFVLEGQLFCYGVVMSSTRYPGTKKSGDIYVPHYQTFIVGDFIKKFIEYPAQMFFKTGPFFKSKKTEKIELESKEFNEYANLYADDQIEIRKFFTPKKISGVLDIKDEPDQAKLKYLFMGRNGILGEVINHRAMHLNQHSFKDFSMKKTPKELAEQINAKVLKETRDLFDILRFIQRLELFPEQEDSQKVT, encoded by the coding sequence GTGAAAGAGTACGAGAAGCAAGATCTTGAGAGTTTCATTGAAAAAGATATTTTTGATAAGTATCAAAAATATAAAGCAATTAAAAAAAAGCCCAAAAAAAGCACTATTTGGATAATATTTGTTTTCGCAATATTATTAGGATTAGTTACTATTCTTTTTAAGACCGAAGTTATCTATCTTTGAATTTTTAATGAACTAATATTTTTCGGATTAATAATTGCCGATATTGGCTTGGTAGTTGCTTTGATTTGCCTTATTTTTAACTATTTTAGTCAAAAAAGACGTTATGAAATAGGTTTCATAAATACTTTAGAAACCGATAAGTATTATTATATTGCACTTTCTAATTTAACTGGGGGTTATGTTGACCAACTTGTAATTCGAGGAAACTTTCTAAAAACTTATTTTAATGTTAAACCGTTTATAAAAGGTGCTCATAGAATTTCTGTTAATGACGTTTTAAGCTTTGTCCTAGAGGGCCAATTATTTTGCTACGGAGTAGTAATGTCTTCCACAAGGTATCCTGGAACCAAAAAAAGTGGCGATATTTATGTACCTCATTATCAAACATTTATAGTTGGAGACTTTATTAAAAAATTTATAGAATATCCTGCTCAAATGTTTTTCAAAACCGGACCTTTTTTTAAAAGTAAAAAAACTGAAAAGATTGAACTAGAGTCAAAGGAATTCAATGAGTATGCAAACTTATATGCTGATGACCAAATAGAGATTAGAAAGTTTTTTACTCCAAAAAAAATATCTGGTGTCTTGGACATAAAAGATGAGCCGGACCAAGCAAAGTTAAAGTACCTATTTATGGGTCGTAATGGAATACTTGGGGAAGTTATAAATCATAGGGCAATGCACTTAAATCAACACAGTTTTAAAGATTTTAGTATGAAAAAAACTCCAAAGGAGTTGGCTGAACAAATTAATGCTAAAGTTTTAAAGGAAACTCGAGATTTGTTTGATATTTTAAGATTCATTCAAAGGCTTGAACTTTTTCCTGAACAAGAAGACTCTCAAAAGGTAACATAA
- a CDS encoding fructose-specific PTS transporter subunit EIIC: MEKQIETEVEVVEKQASLKNIVAVTACAAGIAHTYMAADALTKEAKSRNLNIKVETQGTIGAENVLTDIEIANADLVIIAADVKIDLSRFNGKKIFQTGVNPPIKNPGKLIDDAWEKGVEYGKKGTKAGFVTFGKTKRKGVLAHLMTGISWMLPLTIASGLLMAIANLSAFQTEYVDNQGWYTENWVLGTRVFPQFLMDVGSLGFKLMMPIFAGFVAYSIADRPGLAPALVGGWIINDNKMLGVTVQVSENSAIEPGAGFIGAIVVGLLTGYFVQLLKLIRFPKFIQPIVPIMIIPIISTIAIASLVKFGIGVPIAGLVLAMFEGLENLNNQFAGTGIIIALILSMMIAFDLGGPFNKTALVFGTVIFYQTLAEALAKGGTFWDANFVPGTATQAAISVPPLGMWLSTVMFKDRFTKNERIMGTAALGSGAMGITEGAIPFAAADPFRVIFANVVGASVAGVGVTLFNVKFAAGLGSPLGAFLGYIRMDNAPFYPMAWILPIFLGIFITALLTGLMKKKITGEEYEMYLQDRNETRLKRKNRRKNFKLLFTEPKYAFKKFGASQKIWWKNFGKNSKEYWAWIGNGIKDYFVQWGQDFASLGAKIKKTFTKKTAEQKEFLTLQKTQHKEQLALNKVRQKEEKEKERQQDLQDREERRALARQKKEDKKGV; the protein is encoded by the coding sequence ATGGAAAAACAAATTGAAACTGAAGTTGAAGTTGTCGAAAAACAAGCTAGCCTAAAAAATATTGTTGCTGTAACAGCGTGTGCTGCTGGAATTGCTCACACTTATATGGCAGCTGATGCTTTAACAAAAGAAGCAAAAAGTCGTAATTTAAATATTAAAGTCGAAACCCAAGGCACTATTGGAGCTGAAAATGTTTTAACTGATATTGAAATTGCTAATGCTGATTTAGTAATAATTGCAGCTGATGTAAAAATTGATTTATCACGTTTCAATGGTAAAAAAATTTTTCAAACTGGAGTAAATCCACCAATTAAAAATCCAGGTAAGTTGATTGATGATGCTTGGGAAAAAGGGGTGGAATATGGAAAAAAAGGGACCAAAGCTGGGTTTGTAACCTTTGGTAAAACTAAGCGCAAAGGGGTTCTTGCCCACCTAATGACAGGAATTTCTTGGATGTTGCCATTAACAATAGCTTCAGGACTATTAATGGCTATTGCCAATTTATCAGCATTTCAAACCGAGTATGTTGATAACCAAGGGTGATACACTGAAAACTGAGTATTAGGAACTCGAGTATTTCCCCAATTCCTGATGGATGTAGGAAGTTTAGGATTCAAATTAATGATGCCTATATTTGCTGGTTTTGTGGCATACTCCATTGCCGATCGACCTGGTTTGGCACCGGCTTTAGTGGGTGGTTGAATTATCAATGATAACAAAATGTTAGGAGTAACCGTACAGGTTTCAGAAAATTCAGCTATCGAACCAGGAGCTGGATTTATTGGGGCAATTGTTGTGGGATTGTTAACTGGATATTTTGTCCAATTACTAAAATTAATTCGCTTCCCTAAATTTATTCAACCAATTGTGCCGATAATGATTATTCCAATTATCTCAACAATTGCGATAGCATCGTTAGTAAAATTTGGAATTGGGGTTCCAATTGCTGGATTGGTTTTAGCAATGTTTGAAGGGTTAGAAAATCTTAACAACCAATTTGCTGGCACCGGGATCATTATCGCCTTGATTTTGTCGATGATGATTGCCTTTGACCTTGGTGGTCCGTTTAATAAAACAGCACTTGTATTTGGAACTGTTATATTTTATCAAACCCTAGCAGAGGCGTTAGCTAAAGGAGGGACTTTCTGAGATGCTAACTTTGTTCCTGGAACTGCTACCCAGGCAGCAATTTCAGTCCCTCCATTAGGAATGTGGCTATCAACAGTTATGTTTAAAGATCGCTTTACCAAAAATGAACGAATCATGGGTACCGCAGCTTTAGGAAGTGGGGCTATGGGGATTACTGAAGGTGCAATTCCGTTTGCCGCTGCTGATCCTTTTAGAGTAATTTTTGCCAATGTTGTTGGAGCTTCGGTAGCAGGGGTTGGAGTTACATTATTTAACGTAAAATTTGCCGCTGGACTAGGTTCTCCATTGGGGGCGTTTTTAGGTTATATTCGTATGGATAATGCTCCTTTTTACCCAATGGCTTGAATACTGCCAATATTCTTAGGGATTTTTATTACAGCTTTACTGACAGGATTAATGAAGAAAAAAATTACTGGTGAGGAATATGAAATGTATCTACAAGATCGTAATGAAACTCGCTTGAAACGTAAAAATCGTCGTAAAAATTTTAAACTTTTATTCACTGAGCCAAAATACGCCTTTAAAAAATTTGGAGCTTCTCAAAAAATATGATGAAAAAATTTTGGTAAAAATTCAAAAGAGTACTGAGCTTGAATTGGAAATGGAATTAAAGACTACTTTGTACAATGGGGTCAAGACTTTGCCAGTTTAGGCGCCAAAATTAAAAAGACTTTTACTAAAAAAACCGCTGAACAAAAAGAGTTTTTAACTTTACAAAAAACTCAGCATAAAGAACAGTTGGCTTTAAATAAAGTTCGCCAAAAAGAAGAAAAAGAAAAAGAACGTCAACAAGATTTACAAGATCGCGAAGAAAGACGAGCTTTAGCTAGACAGAAAAAGGAAGATAAAAAAGGAGTTTAG